The Cydia pomonella isolate Wapato2018A chromosome 13, ilCydPomo1, whole genome shotgun sequence genome segment tttgaagagacgttgtatgccgttctattaacatgcttagtagggggcccattatggacattggttataacgaccacaaaaacgcaagttgaatacatttaagtaccataaaatcagtatttcaatgaacttttgtcccctggacaactaatcgtaaccatggcaacgagtgacgctaaaaagttgattctcccattaAGCAAGTTTAAAAcgtattaattataagtttaacTATAACACccatattaagtaaataaatctatgtatggagtgagcattctAAGCTTATTCTCTATGGTATTAGGTACGGTGTTTATCACGTGATGAACACAAAGTCAAACGACCATATTTTCTTGTTATACCTTATCTTTCTTTATTCATCAAAGGTGAGGGAATATgcatagagtctgtgcggaaagagaagagtcgtgaaataTATACTAATagattctacgactcttctctttccgcacagactctacgtGTGTAATTTACAAGGGACACCGTTTGTAAAATCAggcatagattttttttttaattttgggaAATTGTACATACCGTTCAGTGATTCATATAATTTGAAATTATAGGCATTTCAAGTGGGACAAGTCAATGGataaataaagttgaaatattaatcattttattttaatcttatgCACCAAATTGAACACTGATGATCCTTGAAacatgaaaaattattttatttaaccatcgaactattttttttctttaagattaACGTATTCTAATCATCTACGTAAGGTCAGGGAAATTCACTAAATAATATGAGTTTTATATCAAACGAAAAGTGCAgttctattattataaaaaagcaAAGGATGGTGTTCGAATACTTCtttgtatgtaatttattaGCTGCCAATAATGTTATCTTTATCTTGCTTTGTGAATAGcagaaatatttaaatgtcaaaacaCTACCCCGCTTTTTGCCGCGTCGCGACAGAATGCTGAATAAgtgttttgaatgattcacggttagtttcactagacttaaatcgacctgCATATAAACCgtaattaccttttatattgttttattgagctcccgatattacgacaacacacaacacaacaacaacacaaaacaacaacaacaatacaaaaggtaatcacggtttatatcccggtcgattaaAGTCTAATGCTGAATAagtttacaaaataaactaaactgtTGTAAATATTCGATGTGGCATTGACAGTGTTAGTATGTGCGCTTGAATTCTGTGCATTGCTTCGATGGAATGAAGAATGCGCAGTTTTTGTTTtgcattacttttattttaattgttaatgtttAATTATGTAGTAGAAAACAgactgattattttttctatactTACATTTCTACTAATGTACCTGTTTTTTAAGTGATTTTCTAACAAGTATTTCGCTTATTTAACTTAGTGGAATtcttgttataaatattttattttttatttcttagttTAAGGTGGTGGGGtagaaaacaaaaatgaaatacaaaACCATTTCGTTTTTGGTGAAGGAATTTcacttcttttgtttttacgcttttatgaattttaaatatGGCAACTTCGGAATCATTACATAAATGTGTGCTGGCCAGccgtttagatatttttgttcatttaaGTGTGACATATTTCTGTAATTTTTACACGGTTGTTGTGTGTATCAATAGCCATCTGAAATCTTTTTATtctatcgttttgttttataactaacagtaaaaaaaatctagtcaGGAGTAGGAATGTTTGGGGTCCAATTCTTTTCGTTCAATCAAGCTTAaacaaaatcatgaaaacaATACCAGAAATAACAACCAACGATTGCAATCGGGGCAATCGCGGAATTGAAAAATTTTAGGCGCAGATGTtacatttatcttttttttatttgcaaactttctctatagttagtttttttgcattagaaaaaagataaacaatattaatgtgtctttttattgaatattaatGAAAAACGCCTTTAAAAAATAGTGTATAatgtcaggtgacaagcaaaactcactaatcactaaaatagtgatttttaatagaaatacacgtcaagatcgcttaccttctttctaatgttaaaaacaCTATAGTGACTCtgaccaaggctcggaaccggtttattcttcatacaaaaagtaccggtattattacgttctttttcgttctttggtttattatttaatgtttaatgggactatctaataatgcgaagttgttgcCTTAAAACATAGCCCAGccctacgtaaagagtataaaataattaaaaatattgggctattttgcgatttaaaaataaaccggttccgagccctgacTCTGATGGACATTTACATGTAACGGAAAGAATTAGACCTAAAAGTGTTGCCATATTTAAAATACAGGCACACAAGCGGTGATGGTAACACCATGCAATTTCTACAGCGGTTTAACTACGCGGCCGTCAGCGCAGGCCTATTGCAGCAGCACTTGACTCAGATGAGGCACAGCCTAGATCCCTAGGCCTAGGGTTTAGGCCGGCGATAGTAAGTCGGACACGGGGCGTTTGTGTGTGTTCAGTACTAACCTTGTGTGTGAGTTGGTGTATAATTAGTTTGACGGGTGGGATACAGAGAACTACtaaccttattcataaacgtgtactaaagttatgaTGCttctaataatcgtttgtccctttccgacgtattggtatgatggaaagggacaaatgattattagcggcatcgtaactttagtacacgtttatgaataagggtgtaaatattttatatgaaaaaaaaaaaatactcttatTGACGActggttagaaaaaaaaacagtttcagCTGTGACGAAATAACCATCGTCAAAAATTTCGGGTGTGATTTGCTTTGGAGAAATAATGAAACAACTGAAGCTAAGcacaaaaaaattgtacattaaCCCGTctgtttctatctctatcgcacacaCATAGGTAATTATATGGCTCTCATATTGGTATTAACCGTCAGCGTCATGTActggacagcaatataattacgcgcgtgcgaAAGAGATAGCAACCGGAGGGTCATTGTACGAAATTCTTAGTTCTTAGCGTCCCTAATTTACACAATTATTCAGTTGAATGAGCACAGCATTGATAAATCAGCACTCTGCAAAATTAACATCTTATTGACTATTAATTCTAATTAAAAACGCAAAGTGCAAGTTACtattttatatcacttttaataaataacattttaaaatatagtattgcaattttttctaattatacACCAATGGGGTATCGGGGAAGAGGCATAGAGCATGAGTTTTGGACCTTACGGGGATTGGAATAAGGATTAAATTCCCCCGGTTTGAGGCTGAATAGAAATAACCTCACGGCTTCGAAAAGCATGCGGTGCACTTCACAGTCACGGTTCATATCTAAATTTCTTAATATGCCCTGTTAAAATGGACATTGAGATCTGGGGTCATCCATAAATTAAGTCACACATGATTTTCTGACCCCttcccccctccttgtcacaccaggtcacatttggcaacccCCTCTCCCCCCTGGTGTGATATCACATATTtagcaattttgttttcaacgaaatcagCAATTtgattaagtatgtatatttattttcagtaaaaatgtttttaataaaatcaatattggATATTTTATGACAACAATTCATTATTGCAAAAACTAGTTATTTAATGAGGtaaagttaaagtgacgtcacaatgtTTGTGACTTCCTCCTCctccttgtcacaacatgtcacattttcttgaccctctccctccccctaaacgtatGAAGTAATTAATGTATGCAGCattgtacctatacctatatttcAACACATCAAACAATGCCCTGTGCAAGTGCACATCCTGCCggtacaaaatagtttttttttttacaaagtttaACTTTATTGACAAATCCATGTCTTCTCGATCAAAAAGCAACGATGCAGTGACAAATCTTGTTGGGCTATATTTGAACACAATGTTTGGTTAAATGCTAAAAATAGCAGACTCAGTTCTTTTGTCTCTTCTGATCGGGCATCCACAAATATCATAAAATCAGATACAAAGAATTTGACAATTAAGCATGAACCCCGAGTGAGTAGATTATATCTAGTCGAAGTCCGAGTGTGTTAAAGTAAAAAGAACTGCATATTTCATTTCACGGCTTAATCTTCCTCTAGCAGGACACGAAACTATATACCCTAATGAGGCGCATTAATTATGGAACGTTTATCGCGCATGACATGATAAATTTTACTCCTTTTACCATAGCGATGTTTGCTGTATGTCATACGCGATAAGCGCGTTGTATATTTGAACAGGAGTAGGAGTAGCCCCAAAACCTTCACTGTTGAAATCCGCATCAAGGCACCAggattttgaaatatttaattctaaatCTAAAGAGTGTCTCAAGTGCAAAATGTGTATGATAAATATTGTGGCATATTTTTCTAGTAACTCCTTTTAGTTAaggtttttaataacaaaaaaaacacatgtaatttatttatcgtTCGTATAGTTCTACATACAGTATGTGATGTGACAGAAAAAAAGAcagttacccccttattcataaacgtctactaaagttacgatgcctctaataatcgtttgtccctttctatcacaccaatacgtcggaaaaggTCTTCGAGTTCCTTagtatcgtaactttagtagacgtttatgagtAAGAGGGTTAATGTTTATGTcatgctgagcaacttttactatgcgaccaaccccgaaatcgcgaaataaaaaattgactctcccataggaaatttcaacatcagaccagcaagTGTCCTTTCTGCCGCGTATGTAAAAAGCGGCCTAGAATGTTTGTGTTTATAACTGGTTATGagaaaatagtaaattttcttattttgtacCTGGTTACAAAACTCGGTTACATACGCGGCCGAAaggcaaaatgtatgaaatagagaattttttttttcgctatttgTCCCATGGTGAAAGTTGCTCCTAAACCTAAACATTAATGGGtctgttacatactgtatagctacacataaaaacaatgaaaacggGTTACTTTATAcgtgtcggcggccgatcgtgaaattcctaggcatatcgtgaaacgagAAAATCTTTGCCTCGTTCCCCGAGTCGACGgagcggggctcctatttctggacaatTTGCCCcgcgggcatctgaagcaacctaacgaacatatcctacctatctattgatTTAATGTGACCACCGTCAAagcattacacaggaacattacgatctgcctaaTCTTACGATCGGTCGCCTAAATATGAAAAGTAGATAAATTTCTTTAGAAAATGTCCGTTTTCATTGCAAAGCTATCAAGTTGGGTTGCTGGATGGTTTTATGCACACCTTCATTGTGTTCcgattataagttttattttgtaactatgtagctaatatatttaatacataaggtgttataaatatgtattgtatgtatataatagGATCCGTTTTCTCCCTACGCTGCACTTGCATGGAATCCTAACAGGGAATGTCTTCCTTACTTACAACTTTAATTTTGCGGTAATCTATTGCTTTTTAAACGTTTTGTGCTGTGTAATGTCTCTATAACTTACCCATTATGCTATAAAAGTCATTATAATTAAGTTCCTGTAGAAATTCATTAGGTAAATCACTAGTAAGTTTAAGGAACGAACCTACTGAAGTGTCCATTTTTAGCTACACAACCAGcgaaaaatacaacaaaattgCAACTACCTTTAACGTCGCTCGCATACATTGCTAGAGTAGAGAAATTGACTGTTACAGAGCGCTTTTGTAATAGGTTATTATTTCTCATTTTTACacgcttttatttagtttcacttgTCCCGTTGCCTGTCTGTAATTTAGGTATTGATTTTTAGGTGTTGtgtcaatacaatttttctGTTATGccttatattatttgttaatttcttgATATAAATTATCACAATCAATGAGGCTGTGTGATTAGACTGTatccaaacataataaaacttgttggaaatatatacaaaaaaaaaaaacaaatctaacCTAACCGATTGGTTAATATATGTGAAATACAGTATAAATTAACTATCAACATCCTCTTTGATTGGTCTAATGCTAAAATGGTATTTTGCATGGCATTATATTGTCTGTGCTAATaacgtgttattttattttgcatgtAGATAATAGTCCCCGTAATTCTTTTCTACAAAAAATTTTGGTTCTTCTATGTTCTGTCTAATACCTGAATGAATATCAATCTTAGCATGGCATTGTCATGTAGGTAAGTATAGTCCTGATCAGATGTATAGAAACGTTCAATTTACTCATAAGTATATGCATATACATTGATCTTTCCTACAAATCTGATCCACCATTTAACGTAGTACTCAGTAGTATATAATAACATCGCTTACTCCCATTCACAATGATCTAAAAAAACACCCAGATGCTAAAACACTTTAAATTTCCCCAGGAGGCTGTAATCAACGAACTAAAAACGAAATCGCAAGCCGTCGGGGAGAAGAAACTTCTACACCAAGACGAAGTATACAACGGAGCCCTAGAAGACATCCTGCACGGGCTCAGGAGCGAGCCCTACCGGCGCGCGGACGCCGTGCGGCGCTCGCACCGCCGGCGCATCAACTCGCACAGACTCTCTAAGGGACTCGAGGAGCTAGACGTATGATACGAACCCACCTCCAGTGAACAACTGGAAAACGCCTCTGTCCTAGACGCTGTCAGATCAATAAACGCGCGCTGCGATGACAAATTAAAGAAAAAGAAGAGAAAAGACCTAGAAATGGTGCATAAGAAACAGACCATAGCCATCTACAACATCGATGATGATTTCTCCGATTTTACGTCTGGTAACACCGTCCGGAAACACAGATCGTCCCCCTATAGAGTCGCCCCGACCGAATGCGAGGTCGAAGAGCGATGCGATCTTATCAAATCGACGTATGACGTCATTTCGAAATATACGCGAGCGATGTTCGACAAGCAAAACGAAACGGTCGTCTAAACGTGCCTAATAGTTAATAAAGTTCATCTAAGCTCGGGTTGACCTTGGAACAGAGTGTGGAAACTCCGTCATAAATATGAAATTACCCTTTGAACGCCTCGCCTATCGTGCACGGCGCATCATTGTAAACCTTATCGGgatgcatgaaggttgataaTGGGCTGTACCACGTTggcgtctttggcggtcaaaaagTTAAATGAATAATGGCGTACCACATTTTGTTACTGTCAAATTAGCTTATACGGACTCTACCCCCGCTTGCACTCGGGACAGTGTTGCAAGCCTTAAAAAATAAccctatttattttatcgttGGTAAAACCACTTTTTAATAGTTAGCGGAGCTAACAGAAATCTATCGCGAGTGCAATTGGGATTCATTTGATACGCCTGAATTTCATTCCATTACTAATCAcgaaaatattttgctacggacaatttactgtttattttgaTACACACGCTTAGCTTTAGACTTTTTTGTAGCGCCCGGCTCTAGTGCTATCTCTCGCTCGCACAATACAAAAAGAGAGACGGCATCATAGACCAAATGGGTAACTTAGTCCCGCTAGTTAACGGCCTTTAACATGTTTACGCACATTTTTGTAAGCGTATTTTGAATGTAATTTCTACTATTTATAATCGTGTAAGTAATATTACAGTGtccttaatatgtatttactacgtatacataaatattaaacgcAAGGTATCTTTCGTATAAACGAATTCGTATAAAATTTACTATATATGCATTTATATATTCATAGCATTTGTAACAATATTGTGATAGTTCAAAATATGTAGCATTTACTCATTGAATTTTCATAACATCAACTGGTTTGAGTGTAGAAAATATACcttaatttaattgtttaaattcttatatttttatatgatagTCCACATCAGAAAAGATCTTAGCTAAAAGCCCTAATCAATGTGCAGCCAGCCGcatacaaacataaaaaaactatatacgATGAATTTCGTATaactttgctgactgtacttgcgCAAATATTACCTCTCGCTTCGTATTTTAGGGTATTTGGTATTTAGTTAACTACTTTGCTAGAAAGTCGTCAATGTCCAGATTTGAGcaatgtatagttttttttgagATGGATTCTCATTTTTAGTACCTATTGCGTATTTTTGAGACATGACATagattgtaattatttatagatTTCGATTCCAATTAGATTAagtgtaatataaatatgagAATTGTTCAACAGGCTTCTGATTTTGAAATATATAATGATTATAATTTGGTATATCCGAAAGTATTCTAATTTGTTACGATCTGAATTGCATCTCGaataagttaattttaattaatttatatattttgtgtaaatatttgtttcgttTTTGCAATAGTACCaagttttaaaacattttattgtaaatatagtattttcgtATAAATATTGGttgaaactgaaatagattTGAGTTTACacactttattattttaagtataaattatatgttattaataataaacaagtTGGTACTTTTGCATAATAATTGTAATtcgtattaatattttatgaatataatttaatatatcactcactaatttttttttttaagctgaGTATCTACATAATAGGTGCAAATTGACAAATATTCCCGACATCTGCGGGAAAAAGGTGTTCATGTTAttaagatcgtgtcattcacgaagacgcgtggcttaactcgtattgccatgttattaaaggttagatttggcaaatctgcgcgtcatcctggatgacacgaattatacTTAGCTGTATACAATCGATTTGCGTGCAAGTTGATTGCTATAAGAAGGTACATACAGGTAATGGGTTGGCTAGTCATATTAAAAAACTATAAGATTAAGTGATCATAGACATATCGGAACAAATACAGAACTACCCTACTTGTAATTGATAAAAGAGTTAGAACATCTTTTCAAATGGAATCTCTAttcagaggcggcgttaggcgtgggcgatgtcggccaccgcctacggcctcgcgcctcaaataggtatatctcggacacaacgtaaaaaattaaaaatgttcgttatttcttgcaccaccagagggcctcgttAAATGTACCTTTTGGTCTCGCCCCACACTGCCTCTATTAATGTGCTCCTTTATACGAACTGAAACTTTTACTATCGTATTATTATTGGTTGTTGGAAATGCCTCACTCTTACCTCAAATATGTCCACTTTGAACGTTACGATGGTTGGTTCAAGGAATTTTAATCTCTTCAATAACAGGCAGGCCACTTTTGAAATACATACGCTTTAAAACTCGCAAGTTTCTTGTATAGCAATCAACGTGCACTGAACGGTATAAAAGGTGCTTTTCGCACAACTATTCTGGCTTACTTTCAAAACGTAGTAAACAACTAagtcaatgtaaaaaaaaaagaagtttaacacattcactttCAGCGCGAGCTACGCATGTAGCCAACACAGGAAAAACTGTGTGTAGCGAAAAGCGTCTACACACAGGTCGGTGACTGTTaatgtgttaaaaatataaattaatacagGGTTTGTATCGGACGACGCACATAAGTTGACGGTTTAGGGATTTCAGAAACCACCTATTtgagtaattattaattactatttagtaataattaattaattgcggTTTTGTGTCAAGTTATGTTTCAAAGGTTATTGCGGCCCTTTTTTATTGCAGTTGTGGTAAATACTTCTGTTGTCATTTTACTTTGaaatttttaagttaaataacgtATGTAATCTTGGAGATTTcaacataaaatataacattaagtgcaacaattttattaatataatgaaACCGTTTATAACCAATTACCGATGTCCTTTTGGTCAaggcgtttaaaaaaataatgtaaagtaTGTCCACCATCACGGctaagttttttgtttgttaaatttcatcaaaattcgTTTAGCCAGCAGCAACCAGCAGTTTAACCACATCTGTAGTAAAAATGAGCAGTTTTGGTAGAAGTTTATGATAATGTTTTTGTATAGTTATATTCGTATGTGATGTATACCTGAGAGTTTTAATTGGTTCTTCATAGTTTGTATCGCATGTACGCTAGTGTTAGAAACAGTATTCAGTGATGCAATAAAACATACATTTACAGTaactaattgttttattttgagaattttgaaaataaattaaaataaatcagtGCTAtcataagaataaataaaataattaagtatgcatacagattgtaaataatattatcaaaTCTAATTTTGGATGATGAAAAATGGGACATATGTCACCTCTATTCATTAATGTTATGTAACTTAAACATAAGTATTGGGAATAATTGTTAAGCATGTTTTGTTcttgttaatgttattttacatCTGCAGATAAGTAAGatcttagggggcgtccattaatcgcgtcatattgtataggggggggagggggtcagcaaaaaatcaccaatgatcaccacaggggacgggggggtatggacacgtatcacgtgtatttttttttcatctgtgctatactgtattatagtcaataaaataaaaataatagttttccgcccttattatccttcacgtgtacttaggttcatttgttagaaaactgttctttagttatcgaaaaaaatacacgtcatattggatgggggggggggtcctgaaaatatcaccaaagatcaccatgggggaggggggggtctaaaacaagccaaaaacgtatgacgcgattaatggacgcccccttaggTGAAGTAAAGCTTAAGAAGACCAGAATCAAACAAAAGGTGGCCAATAATCTGTGCATGACACTGTCCTATTAGAAgtctaaaataaacttaaaacataATGGAATAGGTCTGTCAAACACTTGAATGTTTACCTCTCTccataaaattcataaatatttcaGAAAGGGGGCCTTTCCTTTTCTCACTGTTGAACAAATAACTTTACCGttcattattttctaattaTCACCTTAGAACTAGTCAACAATTACAACCAATCAATATAACTATGTTTAAAATACTTCATTTAGAGAAACTTTTACAAGCTATCTTTCTAATCTCCCCAACAACAGTCTGTACCTCAGCCATAGCACCAATCCCTGTATCTCCACACATTAATGTTTTACTGATTGGGTGTATCTGTATATGGCCCCAGTCCGTCAGTACCTGGACCTGTTTGGCTGTGATAGGATGCTCCCACATTCGCGTGTTCATCGCGGGACAAAAGAGGAGGGGCTTGGACATGTCCCATGCTCGAGTTGTACAGGTGAGTAGGTTATCACAAATGCCCTGGAGAAAAGAAGAATGAAGTTACTAAGCAGTTTGCTTTTAATGTGATGATGCAGCATATCAGGACTCACAGTTTGAAGTTTGTACTTTTTCCATACTTTTCATATATAAGGCTTATACAatatatttgacaaaaaaaattgaacatgACTTTGTACCTGTGCCATTTTTGCTAATGTATTAGCATCCAAAGGAGCTATGACCATCATGTCAGCCCACTTCCCAAGTTCTATGTGCAGCACCGGGTCACCCCTCTGCTTCCAAGCTTGCCATTCCGAGTTGTCGTCAAATAAACGCACTTCAGGAGGCAAATTGGAGGTTTCGAAGAAGTGTTTTGCATGTTCTGTAACTATTAAACGTATCTGgaaataaatatcgtaaattgTATTAGTAAAACTAGTTGctatgcattattatttacaaacacAGTGTGTTTCATTGTAATGTTTACTATACTGATAAGAACCTAACCTCAATTTTATTGCAGCTCTCGTTTTCATTTAATTCCAATAAGGTTCT includes the following:
- the LOC133524485 gene encoding phosphopantothenoylcysteine decarboxylase isoform X1; this encodes MDKNIYKVLVAATGSVAALKIPILVRTLLELNENESCNKIEIRLIVTEHAKHFFETSNLPPEVRLFDDNSEWQAWKQRGDPVLHIELGKWADMMVIAPLDANTLAKMAQGICDNLLTCTTRAWDMSKPLLFCPAMNTRMWEHPITAKQVQVLTDWGHIQIHPISKTLMCGDTGIGAMAEVQTVVGEIRKIACKSFSK
- the LOC133524485 gene encoding phosphopantothenoylcysteine decarboxylase isoform X2, yielding MDKNIYKVLVAATGSVAALKIPILIRLIVTEHAKHFFETSNLPPEVRLFDDNSEWQAWKQRGDPVLHIELGKWADMMVIAPLDANTLAKMAQGICDNLLTCTTRAWDMSKPLLFCPAMNTRMWEHPITAKQVQVLTDWGHIQIHPISKTLMCGDTGIGAMAEVQTVVGEIRKIACKSFSK